One window from the genome of Cardiocondyla obscurior isolate alpha-2009 linkage group LG04, Cobs3.1, whole genome shotgun sequence encodes:
- the LOC139102279 gene encoding uncharacterized protein DDB_G0284459, whose protein sequence is MEFNLLKEPWVFPREKANPTEEEDIAALSAWEEDFQDLSGWCMDTFQGQCDFHIGESTRFKLSGTKYEGNGVLIAEEGGVLKNLTKTTDDAKVNLKMDIVKTTKEPNDNCHLVVSPSELVNEYKLEYKNEENNASSLWLMSPESTASVSTSSSKQHNADDAPFQTSNCDLEHAHPTSVNASAIQREMWDELRTFETTGSDTFDLLSYLWEDEMRSLEDNASTGSTAVLKVRTTSSPALSFTSTKIKTAEDKPPSTPPPTRRRMETRATSTITSSALKSPEVSSRRSERTRIAAAKSKVKEEVPITTIKTKDKNGRKRHYESDSEEEEISLTQYRECREKNNEASRRSRMNKKAKESEMATKAIELERDNKILKMKVEELEKLVTSMRNALLRSALKKEL, encoded by the exons ATGGAGTTCAACCTTTTGAAAGAGCCCTGGGTGTTCCCACGCGAAAAGGCGAATCCTACGGAAGAAGAGGATATCGCGGCGCTCTCCGCCTGGGAAGAGGACTTTCAGGATCTGAGCGGCTGGTGCATGGACACGTTCCAGGGTCAATGCGATTTTCATATAGGTGAATCGACTAGGTTTAAACTATCAG GTACGAAATACGAGGGTAACGGCGTTTTGATTGCGGAAGAGGGAGGGGTGTTAAAGAATTTGACGAAAACGACTGACGATGCGAAGGTGAATTTAAAAATGGATATCGTTAAGACGACCAAAGAGCCAAATGACAATTGTCACTTAGTTGTGTCTCCATCGGAACTTGTTAACGAATACaaattagaatataaaaatgaagagAACAATGCATCCAGCTTGTGGTTAATGTCACCGGAGTCTACAGCTTCTGTAAGCACCTCGTCGAGCAAGCAGCATAACGCAGATGACGCGCCATTCCAAACCAGCAATTGTGATTTGGAACATGCGCATCCGACTTCGGTTAACGCTTCCGCGATCCAGCGCGAAATGTGGGATGAGCTGCGCACATTCGAGACAACGGGATCGGATACCTTCGATTTACTGTCATATCTTTGGGAA GATGAAATGCGCTCGTTGGAAGACAATGCGTCCACCGGTTCCACGGCGGTGTTAAAAGTCCGAACAACGTCGTCACCGGCATTATCGTTTACCTCTACAAAGATAAAGACCGCGGAAGACAAGCCGCCTTCGACTCCACCTCCGACGCGTCGAAGAATGGAAACTCGGGCAACGTCGACGATAACTTCGTCCGCGCTGAAGTCACCCGAGGTGTCGTCTCGAAGATCAGAAAGAACGAGGATAGCAGCCGCTAAAAGTAAAGTCAAAGAAGAAGTCCCCATCACCACTATAAAGACGAAGGATAAGAACGGAAGGAAAAGACATTACGAGAGCGATTCCGAGGAAGAAGAGATTTCTCTCACTCAATATAGAGAGTGTCGAGAGAAGAACAACGAAGCCTCGCGAAGATCGCGGATGAATAAAAAAGCCAAGGAATCGGAAATGGCCACAAAGGCGATCGAGTTGGAGAGGGACAACAAGATACTGAAGATGAAAGTCGAAGAGCTGGAAAAACTGGTGACATCGATGCGCAACGCGTTGCTACGATCTGCTTTAAAGAAGGaattataa